Proteins found in one uncultured Desulfuromonas sp. genomic segment:
- a CDS encoding zinc ribbon domain-containing protein YjdM → MSLPNCPKCNSEYTYEDGLMFVCPECAHEWPQQGEESAEPQEKQIRDANGNVLEDGDSITVIKDLKVKGSSLVVKVGTKVKNIRLVDGDHDIDCKIPGIGAMKLKSEFVKKN, encoded by the coding sequence ATGAGCTTACCCAACTGCCCGAAATGTAATTCCGAATACACCTACGAAGACGGTCTGATGTTTGTTTGCCCCGAGTGTGCCCATGAATGGCCGCAACAAGGTGAAGAATCGGCTGAACCGCAGGAAAAACAGATCCGCGACGCCAATGGCAATGTGCTGGAAGATGGCGACAGCATTACGGTGATCAAAGACCTCAAGGTCAAAGGTTCTTCTCTGGTGGTCAAAGTCGGCACCAAGGTTAAAAACATCCGTCTGGTAGACGGCGATCACGATATCGACTGTAAAATTCCCGGCATCGGCGCCATGAAGCTGAAATCGGAATTTGTCAAAAAGAACTGA
- a CDS encoding choice-of-anchor I family protein — translation MHILFKRWTTLALLGTTLAVAACSDDSDKTLVSPASMTVVGRFAENQALDEGRSEIVSYHSASHSIMVINADDETVDIIDASTLTSTALTNPLTDSNLTLRQQLDVATDVTTITAGGINSVAVHGNLMAVAVENDDKQANGVIAFYTLDAAGTASFLKTVAAGALPDNVVFSPDGAYALSANEGEPSGDYTNDPQGSVTLVAITNGVPADSGTQITFSDEDCDAHVRLSGPAGTTAAQDLEPEYITISGDSTTAYVSLQENNAIAVITLATATVEKIYGLSAKNHAIEGNGLDASNKDDSINIQTYNHLSGLPMPDTVANFSIDGVNYLLTANEGDSREYFFDADEATCIAAGGLDWDDDDGCLSWTDEARVEDLLLDAAVFSDATVQDEDQLGRLKVITTEGDTDGDGDYDELYSFGTRSFSIWNADSGELIYDSGDDFEQITAEHLGYDGFNNNNTENKGDNRSDDKGPEPEALTVGEVNGHYYAFIGLERTGGIMMYNIDDPTAPKFVEYLLNRDLEVDIEADLESAGDLAPEGMAFVDAADSPTGNALLIVGNEASGTTTVYEVK, via the coding sequence ATGCATATCCTGTTCAAACGTTGGACAACTCTGGCCTTACTCGGCACGACCCTGGCCGTGGCCGCCTGCAGTGATGATTCCGACAAGACATTGGTCAGCCCGGCGTCAATGACTGTGGTCGGACGCTTCGCCGAAAATCAGGCTCTGGATGAGGGACGTTCGGAAATTGTCAGTTACCATAGTGCCAGCCATTCCATCATGGTGATTAATGCGGATGACGAGACTGTGGACATCATTGATGCCAGTACGCTGACCAGCACCGCTTTGACCAATCCGTTGACCGACTCCAACCTGACATTGCGCCAACAGCTTGATGTGGCAACGGATGTCACCACCATCACCGCCGGTGGGATCAACAGCGTAGCCGTTCATGGCAATTTGATGGCTGTTGCCGTGGAAAATGACGACAAACAGGCCAACGGCGTCATCGCCTTTTACACGCTTGATGCCGCTGGAACAGCAAGCTTTCTCAAGACCGTGGCTGCCGGAGCGTTGCCGGATAACGTGGTGTTCTCACCCGACGGTGCCTATGCCTTAAGTGCCAATGAAGGTGAACCTTCCGGCGACTACACCAATGACCCGCAAGGCAGTGTCACCCTGGTGGCCATTACAAACGGCGTCCCGGCCGACAGTGGAACGCAAATCACCTTCAGCGACGAGGATTGCGATGCCCATGTGCGTCTGAGCGGCCCGGCCGGAACCACGGCAGCTCAGGATCTTGAACCGGAATACATCACCATTTCCGGCGACAGCACCACCGCCTATGTGTCTTTGCAGGAAAACAACGCCATTGCCGTAATCACTCTGGCAACCGCGACCGTGGAAAAGATTTACGGCCTGAGCGCTAAAAACCATGCCATCGAGGGCAACGGGCTCGACGCCAGCAACAAAGACGACAGCATCAATATTCAGACTTATAACCATCTGTCTGGCCTGCCCATGCCGGACACCGTGGCCAACTTCAGTATTGATGGGGTCAATTACCTGCTCACCGCCAACGAAGGGGATTCACGCGAATACTTTTTTGACGCGGACGAAGCCACCTGTATTGCCGCGGGCGGACTGGATTGGGACGACGATGATGGCTGCCTGTCGTGGACGGATGAAGCACGGGTCGAAGACCTGCTGCTCGATGCCGCTGTGTTCAGCGACGCCACCGTGCAGGATGAAGATCAACTCGGACGTCTCAAGGTGATCACCACCGAGGGCGACACCGATGGTGATGGTGATTATGATGAACTGTATTCTTTCGGCACCCGTTCCTTTTCGATCTGGAACGCGGACAGTGGCGAGTTGATTTATGATTCCGGCGATGATTTCGAACAGATTACCGCCGAGCACTTGGGCTACGACGGGTTCAATAACAACAACACTGAAAATAAAGGCGACAACCGCTCCGACGATAAAGGTCCCGAGCCGGAAGCCCTGACGGTCGGTGAGGTCAATGGACATTATTATGCGTTTATCGGCCTGGAACGCACCGGCGGCATCATGATGTACAACATTGACGATCCCACAGCACCCAAGTTTGTCGAGTACCTTCTCAATCGTGATCTGGAGGTCGACATCGAGGCGGACCTGGAGTCGGCCGGCGATCTGGCCCCGGAAGGGATGGCCTTTGTTGACGCTGCGGACAGCCCGACCGGCAATGCCCTGCTCATTGTCGGCAACGAAGCATCCGGCACCACAACTGTTTACGAAGTCAAGTGA
- a CDS encoding nitrogen fixation protein NifQ has product MYSDTIRQWAMDLSRSGTLTNPDGVGEIGLKDGQAGTRPAARFAIKVDDTIVTTIRFQVFGCGFTIAACAAAAELAEGLPVSDVLLLTPQRVDECLDGLPAERDYCADIAVQALHGAVRSAMGAGQVMESYSPVEEDHGPRITAENPCYQALMNSPAAQDVTGEDRHLFACLLTIVAEEPWDTAQALGLSQKEFTQLLNTCFPAVDPELLSHCLPDAPSLPQPNDEIRAIVQSHVPDQGSAVQRSMASWLATIIPARAAHPGHLWVSMGLFKRPELTASIRRLLPTMAAANHKGMRWKRYLFKTLCDQNGALLCKSPNCGECSDYALCFAPEES; this is encoded by the coding sequence ATGTACAGTGATACGATTCGACAGTGGGCCATGGATCTGAGTCGGTCCGGAACGTTGACAAACCCGGACGGGGTTGGTGAAATCGGTCTCAAGGACGGTCAGGCCGGAACCCGGCCCGCCGCACGTTTTGCCATCAAGGTTGACGATACCATTGTCACCACCATCCGTTTTCAAGTGTTTGGTTGTGGTTTTACCATTGCCGCCTGTGCTGCGGCAGCCGAGTTGGCTGAAGGGCTACCGGTTTCCGATGTTCTCCTTCTGACCCCGCAACGTGTTGATGAATGTCTCGACGGCTTGCCGGCTGAGCGTGATTATTGTGCTGACATTGCGGTTCAGGCGCTGCATGGCGCTGTACGTAGTGCCATGGGGGCCGGACAGGTGATGGAAAGCTACAGCCCGGTTGAAGAGGATCACGGCCCGCGTATTACGGCCGAAAATCCTTGTTACCAGGCATTGATGAACAGTCCTGCTGCGCAGGATGTCACAGGCGAAGATCGCCATCTGTTCGCCTGTCTGCTGACCATCGTCGCCGAGGAGCCCTGGGATACGGCACAGGCACTTGGCTTGTCTCAAAAAGAATTTACCCAGTTGTTAAACACCTGTTTCCCGGCCGTTGATCCCGAGTTGCTGTCCCATTGTCTGCCGGATGCTCCATCTCTACCGCAGCCAAACGATGAAATTCGTGCTATTGTGCAGTCGCACGTTCCCGACCAGGGCAGTGCGGTGCAGCGTTCCATGGCGAGCTGGCTGGCAACAATCATCCCGGCCAGAGCAGCTCATCCCGGCCATCTGTGGGTTTCGATGGGCCTGTTCAAACGCCCTGAGTTGACGGCCTCGATTCGGCGACTTTTGCCGACCATGGCGGCAGCCAATCATAAGGGCATGCGCTGGAAGCGCTATTTATTCAAAACCTTGTGTGACCAGAACGGTGCCCTACTGTGCAAGTCACCCAATTGTGGAGAATGCAGTGACTATGCACTGTGTTTTGCCCCTGAAGAGAGCTGA
- a CDS encoding transporter substrate-binding domain-containing protein, which produces MQRHVFFILLLVLCCVVTADAALSPTVSSGDYPRTIRVGVDANWPPFDYYDPELGHQGIASDYLDLVAKDLGLEVEYVPGDWHDVLNKVKDGEIDMLACAARTEQRAAYLNFTQPYIYIDSAVFVRKTDKSMQRLADLVGKTIALPRGNFLHDYFATHYPQIRLVLTRSNEEALELVALGKVDAYVGNLAVGNYFLGKKILTNIQVAFKVDALEKGFCFAVSKQRPALYSALQKALSRIDDKTHRRIRQRWVDYFSSQDDNVLGLTPAQRQWILKHPRVRVGTGSTWPPYDFREQGQYRGLARDYLDLIHKKTGLMFDYSLTDTWQGLQQRLAEGQIDLLPAIYQQNAAQSPYLFTSPYIQAREFLFVRDDHHGIEVLDDIRHHRAVMVKGSGTTPQIRQSYPSVSIIEVDTISQALGALMDDRADFYIDTFGAVNFVADKNHFVGIRAAFAVDLVNTQLSMAVSRQQPQLLAILQAALDDISSAQRQQIEQRWLTINDPQRRNIQLTAAERDWLKQHPIVTFSGDPHRAPTTFYDANGVYSGVIADYLAQISQRTGIQFEARRQRDLVTALAAFRAHQVDLIDVTGYSPSRFEQMDFSSEHMRIDHVIVVRRSARQFRSITELSQYKVGVVDGNVVGQKILKDVPDALLFRFSNALAGLKALSRGEVDAFVIDLPTFDYDSEKAGLSNLKVSGATPYSYALYFGIQKDLPELRAIINKALLSIDANERREIYRRWIAFDYEADVDYRLLWQSAAIFLVIIAGTLWWNRRLKAEVRRRRQAESALLVAKEAAEQATKAKSVFLAHMSHDIRTPLNSVIGFTDILATLIKDPVQRGYLRSIKIGGKALLGIINDILDLSKIEAGQMTLHRENINPHQLFQDVGQLFYERIRQKNLEFIVDVDEELPQSLLVDAVRLRQILLNLIGNAIKFTEKGHVALRVRKIFRDVQCSKLDLQIDVEDTGMGIAEEDHDAIFQMFQQSRGQDERRFGGSGLGLAICQKLVTMMDGEIDVASQPGQGSTFSVILHNIDVGTTVPVHQEMDEVALVFEPACVMIVDDVVDNRQLIRAVFAETAIRVVEAENGAEALQQLMEFPVDLVLMDLRMPVLGGEEAAERIRQSEAWQQLPIIALTASVLETELQQLKQRGFDGYLRKPIERNDLLREVARFLPAQPIETMIDEPQSTRCRFSSAEQKRQLEQQLQGFRLEAKQIREQGDLSLFDSFVEQLTQLNATYRLELLTDYCMRLRHAIEGVDLKEIYGLLGDFTQLVEAVRNGEVDDDDQ; this is translated from the coding sequence ATGCAACGTCATGTGTTTTTTATTCTTTTGCTTGTTCTTTGCTGTGTGGTCACTGCCGATGCCGCTTTATCGCCAACGGTGAGCAGCGGAGATTATCCCCGAACGATTCGCGTTGGCGTCGATGCCAACTGGCCTCCATTTGATTATTACGATCCGGAGCTGGGGCATCAGGGTATAGCGTCCGACTACCTGGACCTCGTTGCCAAGGATTTGGGGCTTGAGGTCGAATATGTGCCTGGTGACTGGCACGATGTGCTCAACAAGGTCAAAGACGGTGAGATCGACATGTTGGCTTGTGCCGCGCGCACCGAGCAACGCGCGGCCTACCTGAACTTCACCCAGCCGTATATTTACATCGACAGTGCGGTTTTCGTTCGCAAGACGGATAAGTCCATGCAACGCCTGGCTGATCTGGTGGGTAAAACCATTGCACTGCCACGAGGCAATTTTCTCCACGATTATTTTGCCACTCATTATCCCCAAATCAGACTGGTGCTGACCCGCTCCAATGAAGAAGCCCTCGAATTAGTGGCTCTGGGCAAGGTGGACGCCTATGTTGGCAATCTTGCCGTGGGCAATTATTTTCTGGGCAAAAAGATCCTGACCAACATTCAGGTGGCGTTCAAAGTCGATGCCCTGGAAAAAGGCTTCTGCTTCGCTGTCAGCAAGCAGCGTCCTGCCCTGTACTCCGCTCTTCAGAAGGCGTTGTCGCGCATTGATGATAAAACGCATCGACGGATTCGCCAGCGCTGGGTCGATTATTTTTCCAGTCAGGACGACAATGTTCTGGGATTGACGCCTGCGCAACGGCAATGGATTCTGAAACATCCGCGTGTTCGTGTCGGCACCGGCAGCACCTGGCCGCCGTACGATTTTCGCGAACAGGGCCAATACCGTGGGTTAGCTCGCGATTATCTCGATCTGATCCACAAAAAAACCGGGCTGATGTTCGATTATTCGCTCACCGATACCTGGCAAGGCCTGCAACAGCGCTTGGCCGAGGGGCAGATCGACTTGTTGCCAGCCATCTATCAGCAAAATGCAGCGCAGTCCCCCTATTTGTTTACCAGCCCTTACATTCAGGCCCGCGAGTTTCTGTTTGTCCGCGATGATCATCATGGCATCGAGGTTCTCGATGATATCCGCCACCATCGGGCGGTCATGGTTAAAGGCAGCGGCACAACGCCGCAGATCCGTCAGAGCTATCCGTCTGTCTCCATCATCGAGGTGGATACGATCAGCCAGGCGTTGGGTGCACTGATGGACGACAGAGCTGATTTCTATATTGATACCTTCGGTGCCGTGAACTTTGTTGCCGATAAAAACCACTTTGTCGGTATACGCGCTGCCTTTGCCGTTGATCTGGTCAACACCCAACTCTCCATGGCGGTTTCCCGTCAACAACCGCAGCTTCTTGCCATTCTGCAAGCCGCCCTCGACGATATTTCCAGCGCACAGCGACAGCAGATTGAACAACGCTGGCTGACCATCAATGATCCACAGCGACGGAACATACAGCTGACAGCCGCAGAGCGCGACTGGCTTAAACAGCATCCCATTGTGACATTCAGCGGCGATCCACACCGCGCCCCGACAACTTTTTATGATGCGAACGGTGTCTATTCGGGCGTTATTGCCGATTATTTAGCACAGATCAGCCAGCGCACCGGTATTCAATTCGAAGCCCGCCGCCAGCGTGATCTTGTCACGGCCTTGGCGGCGTTTCGAGCGCATCAGGTTGATTTGATTGATGTGACAGGGTATTCGCCAAGTCGATTTGAGCAGATGGATTTCTCCAGCGAACACATGCGGATCGATCATGTCATTGTCGTGCGTCGGTCTGCCCGGCAGTTCCGCAGTATCACGGAATTGTCACAGTACAAGGTTGGTGTCGTTGACGGCAATGTGGTGGGGCAAAAGATCCTCAAGGATGTGCCGGATGCTCTTTTGTTTCGGTTCAGCAATGCTCTGGCTGGTTTGAAAGCACTGTCGCGCGGGGAAGTTGATGCTTTTGTCATTGACCTGCCCACCTTTGATTATGACAGTGAAAAAGCTGGTTTGAGTAATTTGAAAGTTTCCGGTGCCACGCCGTATTCCTATGCCCTCTATTTCGGCATTCAGAAAGATCTGCCCGAATTACGCGCTATCATCAATAAAGCACTGCTGAGTATTGATGCCAACGAGCGCCGAGAGATCTATCGACGTTGGATCGCGTTTGATTACGAAGCTGACGTGGATTATCGCTTGTTGTGGCAAAGTGCGGCGATTTTCCTGGTGATTATTGCGGGGACATTATGGTGGAATCGTCGTCTCAAAGCTGAAGTTAGACGCCGCCGCCAGGCTGAGTCGGCATTGCTGGTAGCCAAAGAAGCCGCCGAACAGGCCACGAAAGCCAAAAGTGTGTTTCTGGCCCACATGAGTCACGATATTCGCACTCCGCTCAATTCGGTGATCGGCTTCACCGATATACTCGCCACCCTGATTAAGGATCCGGTGCAAAGAGGCTATCTGCGCTCCATCAAAATCGGTGGTAAGGCGTTGCTGGGTATCATCAATGATATTCTTGATCTATCAAAAATTGAAGCGGGACAGATGACCCTGCACCGTGAAAATATTAATCCTCATCAGTTGTTTCAGGATGTAGGACAGCTTTTTTATGAACGGATTCGTCAGAAAAATCTTGAGTTCATCGTTGATGTGGATGAGGAACTGCCGCAGTCGCTTCTTGTTGATGCAGTGCGTCTGCGCCAGATTTTGCTCAATTTAATCGGTAATGCCATCAAGTTCACCGAGAAGGGGCATGTGGCCCTGCGGGTGCGAAAAATCTTCCGCGATGTACAATGCAGCAAACTTGATCTCCAGATTGATGTTGAGGACACCGGCATGGGGATTGCCGAGGAAGATCATGACGCGATCTTTCAGATGTTCCAGCAATCGCGCGGTCAGGATGAACGACGCTTTGGCGGGAGTGGACTTGGTCTGGCTATTTGTCAGAAGCTGGTAACCATGATGGATGGCGAAATCGATGTTGCAAGTCAGCCGGGGCAAGGTTCCACCTTCAGTGTGATATTGCACAACATCGATGTGGGCACCACGGTTCCAGTTCATCAGGAAATGGATGAAGTGGCCCTTGTTTTCGAACCGGCCTGTGTCATGATTGTCGATGATGTGGTTGACAATCGTCAGTTGATCCGGGCCGTTTTTGCCGAGACCGCTATCCGCGTTGTTGAAGCGGAAAATGGTGCCGAGGCATTGCAGCAGCTGATGGAATTCCCTGTCGATCTGGTGCTGATGGATTTGCGCATGCCGGTTCTTGGTGGTGAGGAGGCCGCTGAACGGATACGTCAAAGTGAGGCTTGGCAACAGTTGCCTATCATTGCCCTGACCGCATCGGTGCTGGAGACGGAACTGCAACAACTCAAGCAGCGTGGCTTTGACGGTTATCTGCGCAAGCCTATCGAAAGAAACGATCTGCTGCGGGAAGTCGCCCGTTTTTTACCGGCCCAACCGATAGAGACCATGATCGACGAGCCACAATCGACACGCTGTCGTTTCAGCAGCGCTGAGCAAAAACGTCAACTCGAACAGCAGTTGCAAGGGTTTCGTCTCGAAGCAAAACAGATTCGTGAACAGGGCGACCTGTCTTTGTTTGACTCGTTTGTTGAGCAATTGACGCAGTTGAATGCAACCTACCGGCTTGAGCTTCTCACGGACTACTGCATGCGGCTGCGTCATGCGATTGAAGGGGTTGATTTAAAGGAAATTTACGGGTTGTTGGGGGATTTCACTCAACTGGTCGAGGCCGTACGAAATGGGGAGGTTGATGACGATGATCAATGA
- a CDS encoding HD domain-containing phosphohydrolase yields MTMINDKPAILVVDDDLTNIQVGIRMLKDVDDYQMIFATRGEQALERVKEHDFDLILLDILMQPMDGFEVCRRLKADKATHHIPVVFLTARTDSDSLIQGFELGGVDYVTKPFNAHELCARVKTHLELKRYHDRDIEETQREIILMMSAVCEFKSVETGQHINRVAEISALLARLAGCNGQLCQEIRWAAAMHDVGKVAIPDAILHKPARLTPQEFEIIKTHTVYGHDILRHSTRRLLRCAAVIAHQHHEHWDGSGYPQGLSGEEIDLRGRIVIIADVFDALLQKRAYKPAWSYDEVVDYMRERRGTEFDPRLLDLFFDHINEVVEIEERLKDIVVHHPKDM; encoded by the coding sequence ATGACGATGATCAATGATAAACCGGCCATTCTGGTGGTGGATGATGACCTGACCAATATCCAGGTGGGCATTCGCATGCTTAAAGATGTCGATGATTACCAGATGATCTTTGCGACCAGGGGTGAGCAGGCTCTGGAACGGGTGAAAGAGCATGATTTCGATTTGATTCTACTCGATATTCTCATGCAGCCGATGGATGGTTTTGAGGTGTGCCGTCGTCTTAAAGCGGATAAAGCCACACACCATATCCCTGTGGTGTTTCTCACCGCGCGCACTGACAGCGACAGCCTGATTCAAGGTTTTGAACTGGGCGGCGTCGACTATGTGACCAAGCCGTTCAATGCACATGAACTGTGCGCCCGGGTCAAAACCCACCTTGAATTGAAACGCTATCACGACCGTGATATTGAAGAAACCCAGCGTGAAATCATTTTGATGATGAGCGCCGTGTGCGAGTTCAAGAGCGTCGAAACCGGCCAGCATATCAACCGGGTTGCCGAAATCAGTGCCTTGTTGGCGCGTCTGGCCGGATGCAACGGTCAGCTCTGCCAGGAAATCCGCTGGGCAGCGGCCATGCATGATGTTGGCAAAGTCGCCATCCCCGATGCCATTTTGCACAAACCGGCTCGCTTGACACCGCAGGAATTTGAAATCATCAAAACCCATACGGTTTACGGTCATGACATCTTGCGTCATTCAACGCGCCGGTTATTGCGCTGCGCGGCGGTCATTGCCCATCAACACCATGAGCATTGGGACGGCAGTGGCTACCCTCAGGGCTTGAGCGGTGAAGAGATCGATCTGCGCGGACGCATCGTTATCATTGCCGATGTGTTTGATGCTCTGTTACAGAAACGGGCCTACAAGCCTGCCTGGAGTTATGATGAGGTGGTCGATTATATGCGCGAACGGCGTGGAACCGAATTTGATCCGCGATTGCTCGATCTGTTCTTTGACCATATCAACGAAGTGGTCGAGATCGAAGAGCGCCTCAAGGATATTGTTGTTCACCATCCCAAAGACATGTGA
- a CDS encoding IS110 family transposase codes for MFIGLDVHKKSIEIAIAEDGRTGEVRRYGEIAGDLSALDKVVRKLISKGAELHFVYEAGPCGYEIYRHLTAQGFDCQVVAPSKIPRKSGERIKNDRRDAQMLARLHRAGELSGVFVPAAEDEAMRDLTRSREDAKITQKKAKQRILAFLLRHGFRYNGRTPWSQAHMRWIAEIKMPHPAQQIALQEYVDTLTESTCRVKRLTDQIQQLLPQWRMFEVTKAYQSLRGVSLIVAATTVAEIGDLTRFDSPVELMSYLGLVPSEHSSGEKTKRGAITKTGNGHVRRVLVEAAWAYRLPARISRVLHKRQEGLSQEICAISWKAQLRLCARYKYMLERGKCKQVIVTAIARELCAFMWAIAHEVDIPEVV; via the coding sequence ATGTTTATCGGATTGGACGTCCATAAAAAATCTATTGAGATAGCCATTGCCGAGGACGGTCGCACTGGCGAAGTTCGCCGATACGGTGAAATTGCCGGTGACTTGTCTGCTCTGGACAAGGTGGTTAGGAAACTTATTTCAAAAGGAGCTGAACTGCACTTTGTCTACGAAGCCGGTCCTTGCGGCTATGAGATTTACCGCCACCTGACAGCTCAGGGATTCGATTGCCAGGTGGTGGCCCCCTCAAAGATTCCAAGGAAAAGCGGCGAGCGGATAAAAAATGACCGCCGGGATGCGCAGATGCTTGCCCGCCTGCATCGGGCCGGTGAACTGTCCGGCGTCTTTGTCCCTGCGGCGGAAGATGAAGCGATGCGGGATCTCACCCGCTCGAGAGAAGATGCCAAAATAACGCAGAAAAAAGCCAAGCAGCGCATTCTGGCTTTCCTGCTTCGGCATGGGTTCAGATACAACGGACGAACTCCTTGGAGTCAGGCCCATATGCGGTGGATCGCTGAGATTAAAATGCCCCATCCCGCTCAGCAAATCGCTCTTCAGGAATATGTCGACACATTAACTGAGAGCACGTGCCGGGTGAAACGCCTTACGGATCAGATTCAGCAACTTTTGCCGCAATGGCGTATGTTTGAGGTCACCAAGGCCTATCAGTCACTACGCGGTGTCTCTTTAATTGTTGCTGCGACCACAGTTGCGGAAATCGGCGACCTGACACGTTTTGATAGTCCCGTTGAACTGATGTCCTATCTTGGTCTGGTTCCATCGGAACACTCCAGTGGCGAGAAGACGAAACGAGGCGCCATCACCAAGACAGGTAATGGCCATGTGCGCCGGGTTCTTGTGGAAGCAGCCTGGGCTTACCGCCTTCCTGCCCGCATCAGTCGGGTGTTACATAAACGCCAAGAAGGTTTATCACAAGAGATTTGCGCTATTTCCTGGAAAGCCCAACTCCGGCTCTGTGCCCGCTACAAATACATGCTGGAACGGGGAAAATGCAAGCAGGTGATTGTAACGGCCATCGCCCGGGAACTCTGTGCCTTCATGTGGGCCATCGCCCATGAGGTTGACATTCCGGAAGTGGTATAA
- a CDS encoding DMT family transporter: MISWYGYSLTALLLLGAQRFLYKVAAHHGFASGRVTTVFMATVTLLSCGLYLFQPHAQPSLYPLVTLSLANSLSFTLSTRANIEALRHLSAGIIFPLTRLSLACVVVVSLIWFDETLTTGQWLGMILAFSVIYLLSQEARFDAASPQALRRGLSLVLVCILCGTVASVSSKLAAVSTDKAAFMALSYLVGTLFSGLTSRVKKDTPHRQSWWPTVALGGAMGVLNFLGFYAFLNALERGPLSAIILITGMHFIIAMVLSVLIYREAVTWRRVAAMVLTVGTVVLLKA; the protein is encoded by the coding sequence ATGATCTCTTGGTATGGTTACAGTCTGACCGCCCTTCTTCTGCTCGGGGCGCAGCGTTTTCTTTATAAAGTTGCCGCCCATCATGGCTTCGCCTCTGGACGTGTAACCACGGTATTCATGGCAACGGTCACCCTGCTGAGTTGCGGGCTGTACCTCTTCCAACCCCACGCTCAGCCCTCCCTTTATCCATTAGTAACCCTCTCTTTAGCCAACAGCCTGTCGTTCACATTGTCGACCAGAGCCAACATTGAAGCGTTGCGCCACCTCAGTGCCGGGATTATCTTTCCTCTGACCCGTTTGAGTCTGGCCTGCGTGGTAGTGGTCTCGCTGATCTGGTTCGATGAAACATTGACCACCGGTCAATGGCTGGGGATGATTCTGGCGTTCAGTGTGATCTATCTGCTCAGCCAGGAAGCCCGCTTTGATGCGGCATCGCCTCAGGCACTGCGCCGCGGTCTGAGTTTGGTGCTGGTGTGCATTCTGTGCGGAACCGTGGCCTCGGTGTCGAGCAAACTGGCGGCGGTCTCCACGGATAAAGCCGCCTTTATGGCCCTCTCTTATCTGGTGGGCACCCTGTTCAGCGGTCTGACCAGCCGGGTAAAAAAAGACACCCCCCACAGACAATCCTGGTGGCCAACCGTGGCTCTGGGCGGGGCAATGGGCGTTCTCAACTTTCTCGGATTTTATGCATTTCTCAATGCTCTGGAACGCGGCCCGCTATCAGCCATTATTCTGATTACCGGCATGCATTTCATCATTGCCATGGTTCTTTCGGTGTTGATTTACCGCGAGGCAGTCACTTGGCGCCGTGTGGCCGCCATGGTTCTCACCGTGGGCACCGTTGTTTTGCTCAAAGCCTGA
- a CDS encoding SseB family protein — protein sequence MTELDQALADYIEDEQKQGAFYDLVLNTKFYLPVYDEDKENIGKKDIQKDDSIEPVILESEGNHYLMMFENEERLSGWAKEKVSYVVLPGFVIVQMTPEKLYWAMNMGTDYQKQFVPEEISWLKDVVQQNLDEQEGSGEE from the coding sequence ATGACCGAACTGGATCAGGCCCTTGCTGATTATATTGAAGATGAACAAAAACAAGGCGCTTTTTATGACTTGGTGCTTAATACGAAATTCTACCTTCCGGTCTATGATGAGGATAAAGAGAATATCGGTAAAAAGGATATCCAGAAAGATGACAGTATTGAGCCGGTGATTCTCGAATCAGAAGGTAACCACTACCTGATGATGTTTGAAAATGAGGAACGTCTGTCTGGCTGGGCCAAAGAAAAGGTCAGTTATGTGGTCCTGCCCGGTTTTGTCATTGTGCAGATGACTCCGGAAAAGCTCTACTGGGCCATGAATATGGGCACCGATTACCAGAAACAGTTTGTGCCGGAAGAGATCTCCTGGCTTAAAGATGTGGTGCAGCAGAATCTGGATGAGCAGGAAGGATCGGGCGAAGAGTAA